GTTCGTCGCATGGTTCTTCTCGGGATCGAGCTCGATGCTCGCGGAGGGCGTGCACTCGGTGGCCGACTCCGGCAACCAGCTGCTCCTGCTGCTCGGCGGGCGCAAGGCGAAGAAGGCAGCGGATGCCGAGCATCCGTTCGGCTACGGCCGCGAGCGCTACGTGTACGCCTTCGTCGTCGCGATCATCCTCTTCTCGGTCGGCGGCGTGTTCTCGATCTACGAGGGCATCGAGAAGCTCACCCATCCGCACCCGCTCGAGAACGCGTGGCTGCCGATCCTCGTGCTCGTCATCGCGATCGGCCTCGAGAGCTTCTCGCTGCGCACCGCCGTGAAGGAGTCGAACCACGTCCGCGGCAAGCAGAGCTGGGTGCAGTTCGTGCGCCGCGCGAAGCAGCCCGAGCTGCCGGTCGTGCTGCTCGAGGACGTCGCGGCCCTCCTCGGCCTCGTGCTCGCCCTCCTGGGCGTCGGGCTCACGATCCTCACGGGCGACAACCTGTGGGACGGCATCGGCACGATCGCGATCGGCGTGCTGCTCGTGACCGTCGCCATCATCCTCGGCATCGAGACGAAGAGCCTGCTCGTCGGCGAGGGGGCGGAGCCGGATGTCGTTGCCAAGATCCTCGCGGCGTTCAACGGCCACCCGCAGGTCGAGGCCGTCATCCACATGAAGACCCTCTACCTCGGACCCGACGAGCTGCTCGTCGCCGCGAAGATCGCCGTGCCGAAGGCGACGCGCGCCGTCGACGTCGCGACGGCGATCGACGCGATCGAGAAGGACGTGCGCGCCGCCGTGCCGGTCGCGCGCGTCATCTACCTCGAGCCCGACATCTACGTCTCGCGCGAGGGCGACCACCCCTCGACCGACGCGATCGTCATCAAGAGCACGGACTGACCGCCGGCTGATCCACCCGCAGCACCCGCGCCACCCGCACCACCCGAGAACGGAACCCCGCCCATGCACATCGTCCAGAACATCCTGCTCGCGACCCACGTGTTCGGGCTCGCGATCATCGTCGGACCCTTCATCCTGCAGATGCGCAAGAAGGAGGGCTTCGCGACAGGCCTCGTGCTCGCGGGCGCGATCATCCAGCTCGTGACGGGCGTCGCGATGGTCGGCATCGGCGAGGCCGTGCTCGACCGCGACTACAACTCGATCAAGATCGCCGTGAAGCTCGGCCTCGCGGTCATCGTGCTGATCGGCGCGATCGGCGGCTACCTCGCGCAGAAGAAGGGCCGCCGCGTGAACCCGTGGTTCCACACCGCGGGCGGCACGGCCGCCATCAACGTGCTCGTCGCCGTGCTCTGGCGCTGAGCCCCTTCGCTCTTCGAGGCGTCGCCTTCCTTCGGGAGGGCGACGCCTCGGTCGTTCTCAGCTCGCGCGCGGCACCTGGGCGAGATCGGTGTAGACCGGCAGACCGCGCTCCCGCGCGATGCGCACGTCCTGGTCCGCGCCGGCCGAGACCCCCGGGAGGCGCAGCACGGCGTCGCAGTGCTGCAGCAGGCGCGAGGCGGTCTCGTACATGACGTCGGGCTCACCGCCCGGCTGGTCGCCGAGCTCGCGGATGGTGGGGAGCGCCACCCACTCCCCGATCATGGGCACGTGACCGAGCCGGTAGAGGGGCGCGGATGCGGCCTCGAGCCGCCGCAGATTCGCTGCGATGCGGGCGGGGTCTCCGTCGGTGCCCGAGCGGTATGGGCCGGCGATGAGGATGAGCATTGATGCGGTCACGGCGCGAGTGTAGCGTTAACCGTGCAACAACATGCAAGACCCGGAAGGAACACGGATGCTGGCGAAGCAGCGCAAGCGGCACCTCATCGAGCTCCTCGCGCGCGACGGCCGCGTCGTGGCGAAGGAGGTCGCCGCCGAACTCGGCATCTCCGAGGACACCGTGCGCCGCGACCTGCGCGAGCTCGCGGATGCCGGCCTCGCCCGTCGCGTCTACGGCGGGGCGCTGCCGTTCGACGCATCCGAGCGACCCTTCGCCGAACGCGACGACGACTCCGGCAAGGAGCGCGTCGCCGAGAGCGCGCTCGCGCTGCTCGAACCCGGCATGACGATCGCGCTCGACGGCGGCACGACCGCGCTCGCGCTGGCCCGACGCATCCCGAACGGCGCCGGCCTCACGATCGCGACCCCGAGCCCGCACGTCGCGATCGCCGCTGCCGAGCACTCGGACGCCCGCGTGCTGCTGCTCGGCGGCGAGCTCGGGCGCCACTCGATGACGTCGGGCGGAGCCCTTGCGCTCGAGGCGATCGCGCGCGTCGGCGCCGACCGCTTCCTGCTCGGCGCATCCGGCGTGCACCCCGACCACGGCGTCACGACCGACGACCCCGACGACGCCGCCGTCAAACGCGCGCTCGCCGCCGTGAGCCGTGAGACCTACCTGCTCGCGAGCGGCCCGAAGCTCGGGGCGCGGGCGCGGCATACGGTGCTCGCCCTCGACCAGCTCGCGGGCGTCGTGGTGCCGTCGACCGAGCGCGACGCCGCGCGCGAACTGCTCGGCGCCCACCTCGTGCGCTGACCTCGGCGTCGAAGCGCGCCTCTCAGAGCTCGGAGGCGCGCGCCTCCTGGAAGAACCGCGTGAGCACGGCCGCGCACTCGGCCTCGAGCACGCCGGGGATGACCTCCGCGCGATACGGCAGCCGGCGGTCGCGCAGCAGATCGTGCACGCTGCCCGAGGCGCCCGCCTTCTCGTCCCACGCGCCGAACACGACGCGGGGGATGCGCGCCGCGAGGATCGCACCGGCGCACATCACGCACGGTTCGAGCGTCACGACGAGCGTCGTGTCGTCGAGGTGCCAGTCGCTCCGCACCTCCGCAGCGCGGCGGATCGCGACGACCTCCGCGTGCGCCGTCGG
The Protaetiibacter sp. SSC-01 genome window above contains:
- a CDS encoding DeoR/GlpR family DNA-binding transcription regulator, which gives rise to MLAKQRKRHLIELLARDGRVVAKEVAAELGISEDTVRRDLRELADAGLARRVYGGALPFDASERPFAERDDDSGKERVAESALALLEPGMTIALDGGTTALALARRIPNGAGLTIATPSPHVAIAAAEHSDARVLLLGGELGRHSMTSGGALALEAIARVGADRFLLGASGVHPDHGVTTDDPDDAAVKRALAAVSRETYLLASGPKLGARARHTVLALDQLAGVVVPSTERDAARELLGAHLVR
- a CDS encoding cation diffusion facilitator family transporter → MSASGGTKAIIAAFLANLGIAITKFVAWFFSGSSSMLAEGVHSVADSGNQLLLLLGGRKAKKAADAEHPFGYGRERYVYAFVVAIILFSVGGVFSIYEGIEKLTHPHPLENAWLPILVLVIAIGLESFSLRTAVKESNHVRGKQSWVQFVRRAKQPELPVVLLEDVAALLGLVLALLGVGLTILTGDNLWDGIGTIAIGVLLVTVAIILGIETKSLLVGEGAEPDVVAKILAAFNGHPQVEAVIHMKTLYLGPDELLVAAKIAVPKATRAVDVATAIDAIEKDVRAAVPVARVIYLEPDIYVSREGDHPSTDAIVIKSTD
- a CDS encoding DUF4406 domain-containing protein — translated: MTASMLILIAGPYRSGTDGDPARIAANLRRLEAASAPLYRLGHVPMIGEWVALPTIRELGDQPGGEPDVMYETASRLLQHCDAVLRLPGVSAGADQDVRIARERGLPVYTDLAQVPRAS
- the tadA gene encoding tRNA adenosine(34) deaminase TadA — protein: MPSSAHEEAMRLALAEAELALASGDVPVGAVVLAADGTVLAHGRNERERHGDPTAHAEVVAIRRAAEVRSDWHLDDTTLVVTLEPCVMCAGAILAARIPRVVFGAWDEKAGASGSVHDLLRDRRLPYRAEVIPGVLEAECAAVLTRFFQEARASEL